GATGACTGAGGGAGCACTTGCGCCGGTCAACGCGCGCATCGCGCAGCTAGGTGCTGCATTGCAAGCCGAACCCATGGCTCTGGCTATGGATCAGACATCCAGGACGTCCTGGGATAGCGCCATTACTCCCCACGTGGATCGTGTGCCATTTGCGATGGCAGGGCTTGGCCAGCAGGCAACTATAAAGATCTCACTAGCTATGAAACGGCATGCAGCTAAGGTGAAGATCGTGATGGTCGAGGAGCCTGAAAATCACCTTTCACATACCAGCCTGAGAATTTTGCTGGACCGTATTGAGTCGCTAGCCTCGGATGAGCAGCAGCTCTTCATCTCGACCCATAGTACCTACGTGTTGAACCGACTTGGACTGGATGCCTTACATCTCCTGAACCGTAATAAAGTATCGAAAATTACTGACCTATCACCAGAAACTGTCCGATATTTCCAGCGACTGCCTGGATACGACACCTTGAGATTGGTTCTGGCCAAAAAGGTGGTACTTGTTGAAGGACCTTCCGACGAAATAATCTTCGAGCGAGTGTTTAAAGATCGATTCGGACATAGTCCAATGGAGGCAGGAGTTGATGTCGTCAGCATGCGTGGCCTTGCCCTCGCGCGTTGCTTGGAGCTATGCCAGGCTATCGACAAACCGGTAGCGGTCATGCGAGACAATGATGGAGTCGAGCCCGAGGAGCTAAGAGAGACTGTTAAGCAGTGGCTGGACGAAAAAAAGCGGCAGCTTTTCATCGGCGCTGTGGCCGATGGACGAACTCTTGAGCCTCAGTTGGTCAAAGCGAATGGAGAGGAACATCTGAGGGAAGTACTAGGAATCGCTGCAAGGGCTTGTTTGAATACCTGGATGACGCGCGAGAAGACCGAAGGAGCGATACGAATCGCCGAGTCAGATAAGCCTTTGACGCCGCCAGAGTATATGAGCGAAGCTGCAGAGTTCATCCAGCATGTCTAACTTCCTTACTTTAGCGGTGGCTGGCGGTCGAAAGACTCAAAGTCTAGTGAATCACTGCCAAGCATTGCCCTCAGAGCGTAAGGTTGCGCTGCTGACGTTCACTCAAACGAACCAACAGGAGGTGAAGGCTAGGCTAACTGCTCAGGCTGGTCATGCGACTGGAGTGGAAGTCATGGGGTGGTACACGTTTCTGCTTAGGCATTTTGCAAAGCCATTTCTGCGCTTCAAGTTTCCCGGTGAGCGAGTCGGGGGCTTCGATTTTGACGGGCGTCCAGGCAGATTTGCGCGAGGCAAAAGTAGGTTCATGACTGCCGACAATAGAATCTTTAGCTGCGAACTAGGCCGGCTTGCTTTTGAATTAATGGAAGCCACACCGGCGCTGCTAAACCGTTTGGAATGCATCTACGACGAAATTCTAATCGACGAGGTTCAGGATCTTGCTAGCTACGATTGGGAGATCTTGCAGTTGCTACTGCATTCCAATATTGAAGTGCGGTTGGTTGGTGATGTGCGTCAGGCGGTTCTCTCCACAAATCCTCGAGGGCGCAAGAACAAGCAGTTTGATTACGCCGCTTCGTTGGAATGGTTCCTAGAGCGCGAGGCAGAAGGCTGCCTAAACATCACCTATGCAACGATTACTTATCGGTGCCGGGAGGAAATTGCGGCATTTTCGGACAGCATTTTTGATGCTAGATGGGCCTTTCCGAGGACCACATCAGAAAACAATGATGAGACAGGGCACGACGGTGTTTACCTAGTGCGTTCCGAGCATGTCTATGAGTACATGGCCCGGTTCAGCCCTCAATGTTTAAGGTACAGTATAAGCTCGGCCAAACATCTGGATCTTCCATTCCAGAATTTCAAAGGGGTTAAGGGTGCCACCTTTGAGCGTGTGCTGATTGCTCCTACCAAAAACATAGAAAACTTCATCAAAAACGGAACACCTTTGGAGTCGACAGCTGCTGCAGCGTTTTACGTTGCAGTCACCCGCGCCAAGCAAAGCCTTGCAATCGTGCTCGACCTGCCAGGGAAGTCTCACCTGCAATACTGGGCTCCCTGATTCCAGCCAACTTCACTAATGGAACGCTAGTGGTTAACCCTGTCAGTCGCTACTGTTCCTTCTTTGGTCATTTAACTTGCTGAAAGAACTAGTTCAGACTCGCCGACCAATCGAGTCTGACTAGTCCTGCGTATTATCTATCAGTCCAGCAGAGTTAGCGGTCTTCAAAAACCCACTCATCAATCATATCCGCCCAGTCCTGCAGCATGGCCGTGCGCTGTTCGCGGTACTCGGCTTTGTTATACACGGCCCTCACCCCCTTCTGTTCGTGGGCCAGACATTTCTCTATCCAGTCAGTGTTGTAACCAGCTTCATGGAGTAAGGTACTTGCTGTACGCCTCAGATCGTGGGGCCCAAACTTGGCCAGGGGCTGCCCTTCTTTCTGAGCCAGTTTATAGGTCAGGTCCAGAACGCGGTTCAGGGTGGCGCTGCTCATGGGCAAGTCGGAGTCGTAGCGGGATGGCAGTATGTAGTCTGAACCACCGGAGAAGGTCTTGAGGGCAATGAGAATGTCCAGGGCCTGGCGGGACAGGAACACCAAATGGGGATTTCGCCGTTTCATCCGCTCTTTGGGAATGGTCCACAACGCTTCGCTGAAGTTAATTTCGCTCCAGGTGGCATTGGTCAGCTCGCTTTTTCGTACCATGGTCAGCAGCAACAGCTTTACCGCTGCCCGAATGGACGGTGAGGTCCCGATCCGCTCAATGTACTGGTACATGAGTTTGATTTCCTCCGGTGACAGGGTGCGGTCCCGGGGTTCAAACCTGGCAATGCTGGAAGGCCTTACCGAATCGGCCGGGTTCTCTACCTTTTGCCCTCGTTCAATGGCCCAGCGGTATACCTGGAGCACAATATCACGGGTATGAACGGCAGTAGCAGGAGCTCCACGGTCTACAATGGCATCGGTCAGCGTTCGCAAGTCTTCATGGGTGATCTCGGTCAGCTTCTGGTTACCGAATTTCGTTTCCAGTTCTCTGGTATACACCGAGCGGCGCATATCCCGGGTGGAGTCCGCCATCTGATAGCCTCTCAGCCATTTCTCCGCCCAGGCACCAAAGGTTTCCGCGTCTTTCACCCGGGCCTTTTTCCGGGCTTTCTCCTTGGCCGGTGATTTGCCATCGGCCACCATGCGCTTGGCTTCATGCAGCTGCTCCCGTGCTTCCGCCAGGGTAATGCCCCCCACACCATAGCGGCCAAAGGTGATCGTCTCCTGTCGTCCATGAATGGAGTAGTTGTAACGGAACGAGACGGTGCCGGCCGGCGTCACGGCCACATAGAGGCCATCCCGGTCGTTCACCTTGTAAAGCTTGTCTCTGGGCTTGAGGTGGCGCAGCTTGGTATCAGTCAGCATGAGTCTGGTCCTTAGTCGATGTTGATACCATGCTGAAAAAGCCTTATGAATTGGCTATTTATTACTTTAAAAACAGTGTGTTATGAAAAGTTGATACCATGTAGTCATAAGGCAAGGCAGCATGGTATTGGCTCTCACTTATGGCATCGCTCACCGATAATACCAAGTTCGATACCACGCTCAAGTTGTGCTTTCCGCTGCCAATTGTTGCCAGATAGTGCAGGCTATAAAAACAAAAAAGCCCATGTAAACATGGGCTTAAGTGTCATTTCATGCCGGTTGGTGCCAGCTGTTACCTAACAGAGTGATTATTCCCACTCAATGGTCGCGGGCGGCTTGCCGGAAATATCGTATACCACGCGGCTGATGCCGTCGATTTCATTAATGATGCGGTTGGACACATGGCCCAGGAAATCGTACGGCAGGTGGGCCCAGTGGGCGGTCATGAAGTCGATGGTTTCCACGGCACGCAGAGACACCACCCAGTCGTACTTGCGGCCATCGCCCATGACGCCAACGGAGCGCACCGGCAGGAACACGGTAAAGGCCTGGCTGACCTTGTTGTACAGGTCGTGCTTGCGCAGCTCTTCAATGAAGATGGCGTCGGCCCGGCGCAGCAGGTCGCAGTATTCCTTCTTCACTTCACCCAGCACCCGCACGCCCAGACCCGGACCCGGGAAGGGGTGACGATAGAGCATGTCGTAGGGCAGACCCAGCTCCAGGCCCACGCGGCGAACTTCGTCTTTAAAGAGTTCGCGCAGCGGCTCAACCAGACCCATCTTCATGTCGTCGGGCAGACCGCCCACGTTGTGGTGAGACTTGATCACATGGGCCTTGCCGGTGGCAGAGGCGGCAGATTCAATCACATCCGGATAGATGGTGCCCTGGGCCAGCCACTTGGCGTTCTTGAGCTTCTTGGACTCTTCGTCGAACACTTCCACAAACACGCGGCCAATGGCCTTGCGCTTGGCTTCCGGCTCGTCGATGCCGGCCAGGGCGGTGAGGAAGCGGTCTTCGGCGTCGGCCTTGATGATGTTCAGGCCGAAGTGGTCGCCGAACATTTCCATCACCTGCTCGCCTTCGTTCAGGCGCAGCAGGCCGTTGTCCACGAATACACAGGTCAGCTTGTCGCCAATGGCACGGTGCACCAGCATGGCCACCACGGAGGAGTCAACACCGCCGGACAGACCCAGAATCACCTCGTCGTCGCCCACCTGCGCCTTGATACGGGCCACGGCGTCTTCAATGATGGAAGCAGGGGTCCACAGGGCTTCACACTGGCAGATATCACGCACGAAGTGCTCCAGCATGCGCGCGCCCTGGCGGGTGTGAGTCACTTCCGGGTGGAACTGCACGCCGTAGAAACGACGGCTTTCGTCGGCCATGGCGGCAAAGGGGCAGCTGCCGGTCTGGGCGACCTTGTCAAAACCTTCGGGCAGGGCCACCACCTTGTCGCCGTGGCTCATCCAGACGTCCAGCAGGGCATTGCCGTTGTCGTCGATGGCGTCTTCAATGTTGGCGAACAGGGCGCAGTCGGCCACGCGCTGCACCTGGGCGTAACCGAATTCACGCTCGTTGGAGCCGGCCACGGCACCACCCAGCTGCTGAGCCATGGTTTGCATGCCGTAGCAAATGCCAAATACCGGCACACCGGCATTAAACACGTATTCCGGCGCCCGCGGGCTGCCTTCCTCGGTGACCGACTCCGGCCCCCCGGACAGAATGATACCGTTCGGATTGAAGTCGCGGATCTGCTCCTCGGTGACGTCCCAGGCCCACAGCTCGCAATACACGCCCAGTTCACGCACACGGCGCGCAATCAGCTGAGTGTATTGTGAGCCGAAGTCCAGGATCAGGATCCGGTTGTCGTGAATATTCTTGGTCATCGTCTTCCTACTCGTTACAAACACCGCCTGTGGGGGGAGCAGGCGGCAATAGAAAAACGGGGGGACCAGCCCCCCGTTCGTCGCGTTCCGGGATTAACCCAACCGGTAGTTGGGCGCTTCCTTGGTAATGGTCACATCGTGCACGTGCGACTCCTGAATGCCCGCGCCGGATATCTTAACAAATTCTGCCTTGGTGCGCAGGTCATCTATGGTGGCACTACCGGTGAGTCCCATGGCACTGCGCAGACCGCCCATCTGCTGATGGATAATTTCCTTCAGTTTGCCCTTGTAGGGCACCCGGCCTTCAATGCCTTCCGGCACCATTTTATCGGCGGCGTTGTCGCTCTGGAAGTAGCGATCGCTGGAGCCCTTGCTCATGGCACCCAGGGAGCCCATGCCACGGTAAGACTTGAACGCGCGGCCCTGGAACAGCTCGATTTCACCGGGAGACTCTTCGGTGCCGGCAAACATGGAGCCCATCATCACACAGTTGGCGCCGGCCGCCAGGGCCTTGGCGATGTCACCGGAGAAACGAATGCCGCCGTCGGCAATCACCGGAATGCCCAGATCCTTGAGTGCTTCCACGGCGTTGGCCACGGCGGTAATTTGCGGCACACCACAACCGGTGACGATACGGGTGGTACAGATGGAGCCGGGACCGATGCCCACCTTCACCGCGCTCACACCCGCTTCGGCCAGGGCCAGGGCGCCGGCGGCGGTGGCCACGTTGCCACCGATGATGGCCAGATCCGGATAGGCGGCACGGGTTTCGCGAATGCGCTGCAGCACACCCTCGGAGTGACCGTGAGAAGAGTCGATCAGCAGCACGTCAAGGCCGGCGGCCACCAGGGCGGCAATGCGCTCTTCGTTGCCGGGTGCGGCGCCCACGGCGGCACCCACGCGCAGGCGGCCCTGAGCATCTTTACAGGCGTTGGGTTTGCTTTCCGCTTTCTGGAAGTCCTTGGCACTGATCATGCCGGCCAGGCGACCGTTGTTTTCTACCACCAGTACCTTTTCAATGCGGTGCTGCTGCATCAGGGCTTCTACCTGATCGCGGCCGGCGCCCACCGGCACGGTAACCAGGCGACTCTTGTCGGTCATGACTTCATGCACGGGCTTGCTCATGTCCTGCACAAAGCGCACGTCACGGCCGGTGATAATGCCCACCAGCTCGCCGTCGGCGGCAATGACCGGGTAGCCGGCAAAGCCGTTCTGCTGAGTCAGTTCACGCACATCGGCAATGGTCATGTCGGGAGTCACGGTGACCGGATCCGACACCATGCCGCTTTCGAATTTCTTGACCTTGCGCACCTGGGCAGCCTGGGCCTCAACGGACATGTTCTTGTGAATAAAACCAATGCCGCCTTCCTGGGCCAGGGCAATGGCCAGATCGGCTTCGGTCACGGTGTCCATGGCAGCGGAGACGATGGGGATGTTAAGATTGATTTCCCGGGTCAGCCGGGTGCGGAGATCCGCCGTGTTGGGCAATACGGTGGAATGAGCTGGGACCAGCAGTACATCATCAAAGGTCAGGGCGTCTTGGGCAATCCTAAGCATCGCAATATTCACCATAAGTTGGGGGGTAAAAATATTGCCAAAGAATTTTAGGCATTCACCCCCTTCGGGTAAAGCGATTTTTTGTTATTTTGGTCGGCAAGACGAAAAATTCTCCCCAAAGCGGTTTATTTTCAAATAAAAATACTCACCAGAGGTGATTTTGCAGCAGGAAAAGTTAACCAATATCTACACCGTCAGCCGCCTTAATCGCCACGCCCGGCTGCTGCTGGAAGGCGACATGGGTGCGGTATGGCTCACCGGTGAAATCTCCAACCTGGTCATGCCGGCCTCGGGCCACTGGTATTTCTCGTTAAAAGACAACCAGTCGCAACTGCGCTGCGCCATGTTTCGCGGCAACAACCGCAGCGTGGGTTTTCGGCCGAAAAACGGCGATCAGGTACTTATCTTCGGCAAAGTTACGCTCTATGAGCCAAGGGGCGACTTTCAGCTGGTAGCCCAGACCCTGGCTCCCGCCGGCGAAGGTTTGCTCAAGCAGCAGTTTGAGGCCCTTAAACAGGCGCTGGCCGCCGAGGGCCTGTTTGCCGCCGAGCGCAAGCGCCCGCTGCCGGCCCACCCAACGCGTATTGGCATTATCAGCTCTCCCACGGGCGCGGCGGTGCACGACATTCTCACCGTGCTGGCCCGCCGGGCGCCGCAGCTGGAGGTGATCCTCTATCCCAGCCAGGTACAGGGTGAAGGCGCCGTGCCCCAGCTCATTCATGCCCTGAATGAGGCCAACCGGCGCAACGAGACCGATCTGCTGCTGCTGGCCCGAGGGGGCGGTTCGCTGGAGGACTTGTGGTGCTTTAACGATGAGCGCCTGGTGCGGGCCATTGCCGCGTCCCGCCTGCCGGTGGTCAGTGCCGTGGGCCACGAGGTGGATGTGAGCCTGAGTGATCTGGTGGCCGACCTGCGCGCCCCTACCCCCTCTGCCGCCGCCGAGCTCATCAGCCAGGACTGCGGCGTGCAGCGGCGCCAGTGGCAACAGGGCGGCCAGCGCCTGGAGCAGGCCATGTTGCGCTGGCTTGCCGACCGGCACAACCGCCTGCAGCAATGGCAGCACCGACTGGAGCGACAGCACCCACGCCAGCGCCTGCAGCAGCAAAGCCAGCAGCTCGACCAGCTGCAGCTGCGCCTGGAGCGGGCGATGAGCCGGCGGTTGGAGCAGGCACAGCAGCGGAGCGAGCAGGCCACACTGCGCCTGATACACCAGCACCCGGGTCAGCGCCTGGTATACAGCGCAGAGCGACTGAACACCCTGGCGCAACGCCTGCACGGAGCCCTGAGTGCCAAACTGAACCGTCTCGAACATAAACTGGCCCTGGCCGGCTCTCGGCTGCACGCCATGAGCCCCCTGGCCACCCTGTC
The Oceanimonas doudoroffii DNA segment above includes these coding regions:
- a CDS encoding ATP-dependent nuclease; translated protein: MITKIRIRGYRVYKDFTLCPNPKKNILIGDNDAGKSTLMEAVSLALNGRIHGRNILEELNPHWFNSELVDQFVAARNAGDKPSFPEILIELYLHDDPELQVLCGAVNTDVPTNACPGVFLRIFPNEEYQDMLDEWLKAPNELLPVEYYMYEWRSFADCELVKRPRVLSVATIDSRTVKSTTGVDYHLRQILSDHLDPPEKAAISLDYRKIKASMTEGALAPVNARIAQLGAALQAEPMALAMDQTSRTSWDSAITPHVDRVPFAMAGLGQQATIKISLAMKRHAAKVKIVMVEEPENHLSHTSLRILLDRIESLASDEQQLFISTHSTYVLNRLGLDALHLLNRNKVSKITDLSPETVRYFQRLPGYDTLRLVLAKKVVLVEGPSDEIIFERVFKDRFGHSPMEAGVDVVSMRGLALARCLELCQAIDKPVAVMRDNDGVEPEELRETVKQWLDEKKRQLFIGAVADGRTLEPQLVKANGEEHLREVLGIAARACLNTWMTREKTEGAIRIAESDKPLTPPEYMSEAAEFIQHV
- the guaB gene encoding IMP dehydrogenase: MLRIAQDALTFDDVLLVPAHSTVLPNTADLRTRLTREINLNIPIVSAAMDTVTEADLAIALAQEGGIGFIHKNMSVEAQAAQVRKVKKFESGMVSDPVTVTPDMTIADVRELTQQNGFAGYPVIAADGELVGIITGRDVRFVQDMSKPVHEVMTDKSRLVTVPVGAGRDQVEALMQQHRIEKVLVVENNGRLAGMISAKDFQKAESKPNACKDAQGRLRVGAAVGAAPGNEERIAALVAAGLDVLLIDSSHGHSEGVLQRIRETRAAYPDLAIIGGNVATAAGALALAEAGVSAVKVGIGPGSICTTRIVTGCGVPQITAVANAVEALKDLGIPVIADGGIRFSGDIAKALAAGANCVMMGSMFAGTEESPGEIELFQGRAFKSYRGMGSLGAMSKGSSDRYFQSDNAADKMVPEGIEGRVPYKGKLKEIIHQQMGGLRSAMGLTGSATIDDLRTKAEFVKISGAGIQESHVHDVTITKEAPNYRLG
- the guaA gene encoding glutamine-hydrolyzing GMP synthase, whose translation is MTKNIHDNRILILDFGSQYTQLIARRVRELGVYCELWAWDVTEEQIRDFNPNGIILSGGPESVTEEGSPRAPEYVFNAGVPVFGICYGMQTMAQQLGGAVAGSNEREFGYAQVQRVADCALFANIEDAIDDNGNALLDVWMSHGDKVVALPEGFDKVAQTGSCPFAAMADESRRFYGVQFHPEVTHTRQGARMLEHFVRDICQCEALWTPASIIEDAVARIKAQVGDDEVILGLSGGVDSSVVAMLVHRAIGDKLTCVFVDNGLLRLNEGEQVMEMFGDHFGLNIIKADAEDRFLTALAGIDEPEAKRKAIGRVFVEVFDEESKKLKNAKWLAQGTIYPDVIESAASATGKAHVIKSHHNVGGLPDDMKMGLVEPLRELFKDEVRRVGLELGLPYDMLYRHPFPGPGLGVRVLGEVKKEYCDLLRRADAIFIEELRKHDLYNKVSQAFTVFLPVRSVGVMGDGRKYDWVVSLRAVETIDFMTAHWAHLPYDFLGHVSNRIINEIDGISRVVYDISGKPPATIEWE
- a CDS encoding UvrD-helicase domain-containing protein, translating into MSNFLTLAVAGGRKTQSLVNHCQALPSERKVALLTFTQTNQQEVKARLTAQAGHATGVEVMGWYTFLLRHFAKPFLRFKFPGERVGGFDFDGRPGRFARGKSRFMTADNRIFSCELGRLAFELMEATPALLNRLECIYDEILIDEVQDLASYDWEILQLLLHSNIEVRLVGDVRQAVLSTNPRGRKNKQFDYAASLEWFLEREAEGCLNITYATITYRCREEIAAFSDSIFDARWAFPRTTSENNDETGHDGVYLVRSEHVYEYMARFSPQCLRYSISSAKHLDLPFQNFKGVKGATFERVLIAPTKNIENFIKNGTPLESTAAAAFYVAVTRAKQSLAIVLDLPGKSHLQYWAP
- the xseA gene encoding exodeoxyribonuclease VII large subunit, encoding MQQEKLTNIYTVSRLNRHARLLLEGDMGAVWLTGEISNLVMPASGHWYFSLKDNQSQLRCAMFRGNNRSVGFRPKNGDQVLIFGKVTLYEPRGDFQLVAQTLAPAGEGLLKQQFEALKQALAAEGLFAAERKRPLPAHPTRIGIISSPTGAAVHDILTVLARRAPQLEVILYPSQVQGEGAVPQLIHALNEANRRNETDLLLLARGGGSLEDLWCFNDERLVRAIAASRLPVVSAVGHEVDVSLSDLVADLRAPTPSAAAELISQDCGVQRRQWQQGGQRLEQAMLRWLADRHNRLQQWQHRLERQHPRQRLQQQSQQLDQLQLRLERAMSRRLEQAQQRSEQATLRLIHQHPGQRLVYSAERLNTLAQRLHGALSAKLNRLEHKLALAGSRLHAMSPLATLSRGYSITLHNNGVITNAGQLKENDVITTRLAQGEVVSRVEGVTAESD
- a CDS encoding tyrosine-type recombinase/integrase, giving the protein MLTDTKLRHLKPRDKLYKVNDRDGLYVAVTPAGTVSFRYNYSIHGRQETITFGRYGVGGITLAEAREQLHEAKRMVADGKSPAKEKARKKARVKDAETFGAWAEKWLRGYQMADSTRDMRRSVYTRELETKFGNQKLTEITHEDLRTLTDAIVDRGAPATAVHTRDIVLQVYRWAIERGQKVENPADSVRPSSIARFEPRDRTLSPEEIKLMYQYIERIGTSPSIRAAVKLLLLTMVRKSELTNATWSEINFSEALWTIPKERMKRRNPHLVFLSRQALDILIALKTFSGGSDYILPSRYDSDLPMSSATLNRVLDLTYKLAQKEGQPLAKFGPHDLRRTASTLLHEAGYNTDWIEKCLAHEQKGVRAVYNKAEYREQRTAMLQDWADMIDEWVFEDR